The window AAAAATTAACAGTATCTACAGAAGATACTGTTTTTTTATTATAGAATTAATTATACATATATAATTATCATTACACTATTTTATTTAAAAATAACAATTCAAGATAACTAATAAGATTGTGCATAAATTTTACGTTTCTTATAAGTAATTACAATGTACTAAGGTGTATAACATCTTTGTATATAGGATGACTTAGAATATCTTTATCAAGCAATCCAAACTTACTTAAATCACCCATTATAGAGTGTGAAAATTCAATTGTATCTATTTTAGATCCATAAGGGTTATTATCTGTAGACTCCTTAATCGATAAATTTTCAAAGGAAATATCTATATCTTCTGATTCCTCAAGTTCATCGTCACAAGAAATTATATTTTTATATCCTTTCAATGTAATTAACTTATCTTCATTAAGAAACCATTTGAATAAGATAATATCGTAGTATAGTGGTCTCATATAAGCTATAAACCCCGTTCCTTCTTCCGTAAATCCAATAATTGTATCTTCAAAATTATCATAATAAAATATGTCTGATGACCATAATCCTATTAAATTCATTATATTTTCTCCAATCTATTTCTTATATCATAAAACAGTCTTTGATTTTTTTAATACCATTTATTTTTTTATTTATTGATATAATTCTACTTAGGTTAAATACTCTGTGAAATAAGCTCGGTATAGTATTTAGGGTCACCGGTAGAATAATAGTTGTACCATGATTCAATAGTTTCACAAGGGAAAACATTCAAATATTGTATAATGTGTTTTGCCCATAATAAACCTCCTGCTGAGCTTGCAGTTATCAAGTTGCAATCAGCAAAAGCTGGAGAATCAACATATAACTCTTTACCATTATATTGTTTTGAAAATAATGTTAGGTAATCTAAAGAATTACTTGTATGCTTGAATTTATTTAAGGCTTTTAAATCAGCCAAAGCAAGTGTTGCTCCACATATAGCTGCTACAAGAATGCCCTTATCTATATATGATAAGGCTTTTTGTAAAATGTGATTGTTTTCTTCGTTTTTCCATGTTTCTGCACCAGGTAAGAGTAAGGCAGCTATATTATTCTCATCTATTTCATCTAACAAACAGTCTGGAGTAATAGTTAGTCCACCGATTGTCTTTATTGGATTTTTAGTAGTGCTAACGGTTTTAATTACAAATTCTCTATTTTGTTTTTTTAACATAGATTCCATACTAATAGCTTGTAGAATATAGCTAACTTCCCATTCAGCCATGGCTTCTAGAATATAAAGATATATAATTTTTTTCATTTTATTCCTCCTCAGATTAATTTAAAAACATTATAACATAAGAATAGTGACACCTATATGTCACTATTACTATAATTTTTTATTAAAGTTTTTTTCAAATGTTCTCTAATTTTTTCTTGGTAGGATAAAGGTGAAAGGACTTTGATTTTTTCTCCAAAACCTAAAATTATAGAAAACATAATAAAATCATTTTCTTTTATAGCAACTTTTTTAACTATAGATGATTCTGATATATTGATAATATCACCATGAAAATATTCATTAATTAAAGTTTCGATCTCCTTAGAATATTCAATAGTAATATATATATTATCGTTATCTCTTTTTTCTTCGTATTCATCAAGTAACTTTTCTACATTGTAATTATTATCAAAATACTCATCACTTATTTCTAAATTTTTCATTCTTACTATCTTAAACATACGAAAATTACTTTTTTCTAAATCATAACCAAAAGCATACCAAGAGTACCATTTATAGAAAACATGTACGATATTACATTTAACTATTCGAGTATCACTATTAAGGTTAGTATATTCGAATAAGATGGTTTTATTATTTTGAATAGCTTCTTTTAACATAGAAATGTATGAAATTATACTTTTGTTTTCATTTACTATAGAAAAATCAATATTTAGTGAATTATTATTATTTTTATCAGAATATATATGTTTTACTTTTTCATATGTTTCATGAACCTTTTTTTCACCATAAACACTTTTCAAGCTTTGTAAAGCGAGTAGAATATATTCAGAGTTTGTATTATCAATTATTTTTTCATTTAGTTTATAATTACGATTAATTGAATACCCACCTTTAGATCCTATTTCAGAATAGATTGGAATGCCTGCTAATGTTAATGTATTTATATCACGAATAATGGTTCTTCGAGAAACATTAAAATGTTCAGCTAAAGTATTTGCACTAACATTATCCCTATTTATTATATAAAACAATATTCCTAACAACCTTTCGATTTTCATAATATCACCTCGATTAAATATATTTAAATTTTATAGTGTTACTTAATAAAGAGCAACGAATTTCAGCAAATTAAAACTGCTTATTTGGTATTTTTATATTGATAAAGAAATAAATAGTTAATATAGTGATTATAATTACATATTAAAAAGTTGGCTTTTTTATAACGAATAGGAAATTATATTCTTTTTTAACTTATGGGTAAATATAATTTTCGTTATGAGTTTCAAAAAAGTTTACATTTAAGATTCTTCTAAAGAAGAACTTTTTTATATAAAATATTGACATAGATTTAATATTAAAGTCATGGTTAGTATATACATATTTATGTAAGACAAAATAGAGAGTATAAATATAAAGAGAGGTGTTAAAATTATGAGAGTAATTGTAGTTTATAAACTCCATGTAAAGTCTGTAAAATAAGCGTCGATGATGCTTTATATGGAGTTTAAATTATAATAAAATAATCATCGACTTTTATTTTAATAAACAGGCTTTACATCCTTAATCATTAATAATTAAGGGGTGAAGTTGATGAAATACATAAAAGCATGTGATATACTTCCAGAACATCTTATTACTGAAATTCAAAAATATGTTGAAGGACATACAATATATATCCCAAGTAAAATAGGTACTCGTAAATCTTGGGGTGAAAAAAATGGAACAAAGCAAGAATACATTAAGCGTAATAATGAGATTCGAATTGCTTATAAACGTGGGAATTCAATAGATAAATTATCAGAAAAATACTGTCTTTCAGTTTATACTATTAAGAAAATTATATATTCACGTTAATAAATACCCCATGTAAAATTTATTTTCACATGGGGTATTTTATTTTTTATTCTTGAGGAAATTATATCATTTTTTGTTTTGTAGATAATTTGTTGAAAAAGCTAAATTTGCACTATTTTTAAGCAATGGAGCCTGTAAGGATCGTTGGCGACATGAGTCACCGAGGTAGCGAGTAGACGAATTTTTTATTATAAAAATATTAGGTATATATTTTTTAATAGTGTTGTTTTAAAATTATGAGAGTAATTTTATACGAACGAAGAACTATTAAAAGAAATATATAATTAATGGAGATGATTGTAATGAATAATAAATTGTTAAATGATTTAGTAGTATCCGTAAAAAAACAAAATCTGAACGTACTAAATGTTGTTGTTCGTCAAGATGGTGATATAATTGCTAAGCATGATTTTGAAGAAGAAAAGCCTACTCTTTTGTGGTCAGTAAGTAAAACATTTACTTCAATGGCAGTTGGTATTGCAATTAGTGAGGGTTACTTTAAAATAAATGATTACGTTATAGATTTTTTTCCTGATATTCAACATGTAGGCATGAATGAATATCTTAAAAAGATGACTATACATGATTTACTTTGTATGGGAACTGGGCATATAGAATGCCCAGTGATGAAAGCTGATTGGAGTGAGGGTAAGAGTTGGGATATTTGCCAATTGTTCGTTGATGAACCGATTGTATTTGAACCTGGAACTCATTTTACATATAACAATTCTGCAACTTATATGCTTTCAAAAATTATAAGTCTTACTACAGGTGTTAACTTAGATGAATACTTAGATAAAAAAATATTTCAACACTTGGATATACCCAGACCAAAATGGGATACATGTCCAAAAGGAATCCCACAAGGCTTTTCAGGGTTATATTTAACAGCAGAGCAATTATCAAGATTTGGACAATTAATTCTTGATAAAGGGGTTTGGAAGGATAAGCAACTTATTCCATCAAATTATATAGAGCAAGCAACATCTGTTCAAATTGAAACTAGTGATTTTAATCCATACTTTGCAACTGCAGATCATCATCAAGGATATGGATATCAAATATGGATGAACTCATATCTTAATTCATATCGTATGGACGGTTCGTATGGTCAATATGTTGTAATGTTACCAGATAAGAATGCTGTTATAACATATGTTTCAAATGAGCCTCAAAATATGATAGGAGTTCTTGAACTTACATGGGATACATTAATAGATAAACTATAACTAGATTGAGGATTATATATTTAATGGAAAAATGGGTTTGTTAAGTCAAATGCATATAGTTATTATGCATATAGAAAAAAGAGAAACATAGCAGAAAATATCATGTAGTTTTCCTACTAATTAGATAAAATACAAATAAATTAGATCAAGGAAAGAGGTAAACTATATGGAAAAAGCAAGAGTGAATATTTTTGAATTGTGTGGTACGAACTATGAGATAGGCTATCATCTCGGAAAAATAGCTATAAACTACCCACAATTTATCGAAATGCAAAAGTGTCCACCTGGAACTTTCACAGAAAAGAGGGCAAAAGAAATGACCGAGATGTTTGACCAATATTGTCCTGGACTGAACGAAGAACTGCAAGGTTTCGCAGATGCTATCGGGGAAACACGCTTACAGATGGTTTATTATGCTATGACCTATTTAACTCCAGGCTGTTCTTTACTTGCGGTACTTCCAAAGCTGACGGCAAATGGTCATGTTATGGTAGCTCGTAATTATGAGTTTTCTCATAAAATGGATGACTTCTCTTTTTGTAAAACAAAGGTTAAAGGAAAATATGATCACATGGGTGGAAGTGTCATGCAGTTTGGACGAAGCGAGGGAATAAACGAATGTGGGTTGATGGTTGGTCAGACTTCTTGTGGTATGCCTGTTGGTAACATGGAAATTATGCGTAAACCAGCTATCACAGGTTTACAGTTTTGGGCGGTGATACGTTCTCTGTTAGAAAATTGTAAAGATGTAAACGAAGCGTTACAATCTCTGATGGATATGCCGATTGCATATAATATTAATCTGATCCTTGCCGATAAGTTTGGCAGAGCTGCTTTGTTTGAAACATTGGATGGAAAAAAAGCCGTGCAGGAAATTGACGGAACTACTACGAAGCAATATATCCACTCAACAAATCATGCACATCTGCCTGAGATAGCGGAAATTGAGCCATTGGCTATGGAACATTCAGTTTGCCGATATGAGTTTATAAAGAACTACATGGATCATACAAATCAATTAACGGATAAAAATTTGAAAGACCTTCTTCTTTCAGAATATCCTACGGGGCTGTGTTGCCATTGGTATGATGAGTTTTTCGGAACAATCAAAAGTATGGTCTTTGATGTTACACTCGGAAAAGTAGATATTTGTTGGGGAGGTATTGCTACAAATGGGTGGAAAACATATTCTTTAGATGCGGATATGCAAGTAGAAAATTTCATGGTTGATATTGAGGTTAAACATCCTACTTTTGAGTTTAACAGGTTAATTTAAGCAAAAAGGAGGGATCGTATGGAATATCTAAACACATTTGAAAGGGCAATTATTTATATTGAAAATCATCTTGGTGAGGATATTAATGTGAGTGATGTAGCAAAGGAAGCTGGATATTCCTACTATCATCTTACACGTATCTTCCAATCTCTGCTGGGAGAGAATATCGGAAATTATATTCAAAAACGTCGTCTTTCTAATGGGGCAAAGCAACTTCTATACAGTGACAAGAAAATTATCAGCATCGCATTAGAGAACGGGTTTGACTCACCAGAAGCATTCAGCAGGGCATTTAAAGCTGTATATAGGGTAAGTCCTAAAGAATATCGCAATAACCGATTGGAGGTTTTTATTGGTAATAAGAAAGAAATCAGTATGGATTTGTTAAAACACATTACCACAAGCATTACTGTTCAGCCTGAAATTAAATATATTGATGATATTTATGTGGCAGGTATTCATGGGGTATCTTCAATAAATGATATTTATTCTCTATGGCAGAGATTTGAAGATGTAGTAGATATAATACCTAACAAGCATCATTCAAAACGAACATTTGGGATATGTGAGCAGTTGCAGGAAACTCATACATTAAATTACGATATGGATTTTTCAGAAGTGATTGGTATGGAAGTTACCTGTTATGATAATCTGCCCGATGGCATTGTAGCTAAAACAATACCTGCTGGGAAATATGCGGTATTTACTCACAGAGGGCTGCTTAGTGAAATTCTTAAAACCTATGAATATATATGGGGAACTTGGGTTTTGATTACAAAAGAAGTTCTTGATGAAAGAGCGGATTTTGAATTGTATGATAAACGATTTTTGGGACGGGATAATGAGCAATCCGAGATGGATATTTATATTCCGATTAAATAGAGGACAAAATATTGAATAAAAAATATTTCTTTGATGGCATGATAGCTACTTCTTAACAAGTTAAGAAGTAGCACAACGTTGCTTTGGTCTGAATTCCTTTTAGTAGATGTATAGATTCAATACTTCTATTAGGAGGGATTTTTTTGCCTAAAAAAAGTATAGTAATGAACCTTTTAAGGATTATAATACTCTTATATATGTAATTCATACTTTAAAATTATGAAAAACTTCAATTATGGACTTTGAAATGAGGAATGGTGGTGATAATTTGGATACAGAATCGTTAGTAAAAAAAGCAAAAAAAGGAGATAAAAATGCTTTAGTTAAGCTTATAATGGATAAAAAGCAAGATTACTATAAAATTGCTTATGTATATATGAAAAATAGTGAAGATACTATGGATGCTATGGAAGATATGATTGTAGTTTTATATCAAAATATTCATAAATTAAAAAAGGAAAAAGCTTTTTATAGTTGGAGTAAGAAAATTTTAGTTAATTGTTGTAAGAATCTTTTAAGGAAAAATAATAAAGTAGTTTTATTAGAAAATACAAAGGAAGAGGCTTATGAAGAAAATTTTCATAGTAAAGAGACCGGAATTATACTTGAAGAACATTTGTCAAAACTCAATGAAAAACATAGAGAAGTAATTAAACTTCGTTATTACTTGGATATGGATTATAAAACTATATCACAGGTTCTAAAAATACCAACGGGTACGGTAAAATCTCGTATATCAAATGGACTCAAGAAATTAAAAGTAAGTTTAGGAGGTGAAAACTTATGAGAGAAATAGAAGAATTATTAAAAAATAATAAAGAGAAAATAGATAACTTAGTATTACCAGATGAGTTAGAAGATAGATTAAGAGGAGCTTTAGAAAACCAGGAAAAGAAAAGTAAAAGCAATAATAAATGGATATTTAAGGTTGCGTCTATATTAATATTAATAATATTGATAAGTTACAATTTTGATACGCTAGCTTACTTTAGCAAGAAAATTACTGGATTTGATCCAGTTATGAACAGTACATTAAAAGAATTAAATGAAATAGGAAAAGGGCAAGTTATTGGGAAGAGCTTTACCTTTGAAAATGGTATAAGTGTAACATTAGATGCGGTTATGGTAGATGATAATCAATTATTGCTATTTTATACTGAAAAATTCGATGAAGGCAATATCGGTGAAAATGGAATAGAATCGATCATGTCAATAGATGGTTTTATGGGAACCCTTCATGAGAAGGGAGGTCAGGGGATTATGAATGATGAAAAAACAGAAATGAAATGGATAATAAGTTTTGATGCACCTAAATTTTTTCAGAAAGAGTTTAAGTGGGAATTTGGTATTGTTGAAGGTGGTAAAACGAAAAGAGGAGAAATTACCTTCACTTTAGACAGAAGCAAAGCCATGGGTTGTACTTTGAAAAGTAGGATAAATAAAAGTGTGAAGTTAAATGATAGGAAAATAAAATTTGATTCAATTCAAGCATCAGAAACTTCTACAGTCATTAAAGGAAGCATACAGAATATTTTCCAATTAGCTTTGGACCAGGTAAGTGACAATAGAATTAGACCAGAAAGTTTAGAATTGAAGTTAATTGCTAATGGGAAAGAGTTACAGTGGCAAGGCAAAGGTATGAGTACGAACTTTGATGGTATCAAATTTGACTATGAATTTGAGCCATTACCAAAACATTTAGATGATCTTAAAATAAAGGTTATAGGCTTAATAGCTGATTATGATGAAGATAAAATCGTTGATATTGTTGTGGGAGATAATATTAAAACTATTAATATTCAGGATCAAAATATTATAATAAATAAAGTTTATGAAAGTGATAAGGAGACCTTTGTAACTATTACAACAGAGGATCATGTAGTTCTGTCAAGAATTTTTCTTATGATAGATGGTAAAAAAGTAGAACTTCAAAATACTATTTCTAATAACAATGAAAAGAAAAGAGATGGAGTTATAACTCATACTAGAACACTAAAATTTGTAGGTACAGGAGAAAAATTAGAATTAAAAATCGAAAGAATAAAATATAAAAAAACGGTGAATGAGGTTATTGATATACCAGTTAAATAATAGTTGAACAGTATAAAGTTAAGATAAGTTTTAATAAATATTTAAGTATATTACAATCTAAATAAGGTCAATAATATTACTATAAGAACTTAATTGTTCAAAAGGGGGAATTATAGTAATGGTTAATTTAGATAATATAGAAAAAAATGAACAAACCAATCAGTACATTGAAAAGTATAATTTAAAAGTTAAAGAAATAATAAAATTATTTAATTTTGAAAATATGATTATTTATTCTGATGAAAATGAACGATTCAAGTTTTTACAAGAAGGTATGTACATAACACAGGATAATAAAATTATGAAACGCTATAAAAAAGAGTATATTGAAGAATTAATAGCATTTTTGATTTTTAGAGAAGATGACAGTATTGAACTTGACCTAACTTCTATAGCATAAAACAATATAGAAAATACAGATAACTGAGTTTTTTAGGTATTAGATTAATAGATAAAAATTATATATTAAGAGCAGAGACTTTATAACTAAAGTCTCTGCTCTTTTTTATGCTTAGCGTAACTACATAATTTTTGTTTTGTTGATAACTGGTTAAGAAAGAGATACTTGCAACTATTTTTAAGCAACGGAGCCTGTAAGGGTCGTTGGCGACATGAGTCACCGCGTTAGCGAGTAGACGAATTTTTGTTAAACTTTTTTTTACAATAGATGTTACAATAAGCAAATGTGGACATAAACAAAATAGAGAGGGGGGAGCTGTTCTGGATAAGTTTTTTATTACATTATGTGAAAGATATCATTCGAAAATTTTAAAATATCTATATTACTCCATAGGAAATATAGAAGATGCTAAAGATATTACTCAAGAAGTATTTGTTATAGTCTACAATCGTATAGATGAATTGCAAAATCATGAAAATATAGGTGGATTTATTTATCAGACAGCAAAATTTCTAGCTGCTAATTTTAAGAGAAAAACCATTAAAAAGAATTCAAAGGAAACCTCAATTAATATGGAAATAGGAAGTAAAGAGTCGGACTTATATGAAAAAATGATAATGATTTATGATAGTGAAATTGATGAAAGTAAGTATGTAGATAACGTATTATTAATGCTTTCAGAAGATAAACAGCGACTTTATAAACTATATTATATTGAAAATAAGACTTATAAAGAAATATCTAAAATACTCAATGTCAATGAAACAAGCTTACGCATGAGATATATGAGATTGAGGAGAGAAATAAAAAAAATAACACACCATGTAGCTAAAGAAAAATTTGTTACAGAGGAGTATTGATGACATATATTAAGTGATTGGATGTGAGCTCAATCCTAATCAAAAGGAGGTATTTAATGAAAGATAATTTAAAAAACACTCCAAGATTTGAAAGTATAAATAGTGAACTTGATAAGGCTATTGATCAGATGGATATCCTTGAAATTGAAAAACAACTTGAAAAATTATCTGAAGAAAAACCATTACCTTATTCAATAGAGGATAGTAAAATCTTTGCAAAAAGGATTATAGAACAAAATAAGAAAGGATATGGGAGTATGAGAAGAAGCGTAAAAAAATCAGTGATATTAGTAGCTTGTATAGTGTTAACTATAGGTGTAACAGTAGTTTATGGAACAGACCTATTTAAAAATTTCAAATTTTACAATCAAGAAACAACAGTTGAAATAAGAACAAATCAAAATATAAGTGAAGAGGAAGCTGCAAGTATGGCAAAGGAAGCAGAAGATGATTATAATTCACCATCTACACAAGGTACAACTGAGGAGAATGAACTAAATAAATTTGCTAACATAAAAGAAGTTGAAGAAAGTATAGGGATAAAAATTACTTTGCCTTCATATGTTCCACAAGATTTTGAAATGAAAAAAGATATATTGGTTCAGAATTCATTTGATAATAATCACAATATATATATT is drawn from Tepidibacter hydrothermalis and contains these coding sequences:
- a CDS encoding serine hydrolase domain-containing protein, with amino-acid sequence MNNKLLNDLVVSVKKQNLNVLNVVVRQDGDIIAKHDFEEEKPTLLWSVSKTFTSMAVGIAISEGYFKINDYVIDFFPDIQHVGMNEYLKKMTIHDLLCMGTGHIECPVMKADWSEGKSWDICQLFVDEPIVFEPGTHFTYNNSATYMLSKIISLTTGVNLDEYLDKKIFQHLDIPRPKWDTCPKGIPQGFSGLYLTAEQLSRFGQLILDKGVWKDKQLIPSNYIEQATSVQIETSDFNPYFATADHHQGYGYQIWMNSYLNSYRMDGSYGQYVVMLPDKNAVITYVSNEPQNMIGVLELTWDTLIDKL
- a CDS encoding CD3324 family protein; the encoded protein is MKYIKACDILPEHLITEIQKYVEGHTIYIPSKIGTRKSWGEKNGTKQEYIKRNNEIRIAYKRGNSIDKLSEKYCLSVYTIKKIIYSR
- a CDS encoding DUF4179 domain-containing protein; the encoded protein is MREIEELLKNNKEKIDNLVLPDELEDRLRGALENQEKKSKSNNKWIFKVASILILIILISYNFDTLAYFSKKITGFDPVMNSTLKELNEIGKGQVIGKSFTFENGISVTLDAVMVDDNQLLLFYTEKFDEGNIGENGIESIMSIDGFMGTLHEKGGQGIMNDEKTEMKWIISFDAPKFFQKEFKWEFGIVEGGKTKRGEITFTLDRSKAMGCTLKSRINKSVKLNDRKIKFDSIQASETSTVIKGSIQNIFQLALDQVSDNRIRPESLELKLIANGKELQWQGKGMSTNFDGIKFDYEFEPLPKHLDDLKIKVIGLIADYDEDKIVDIVVGDNIKTINIQDQNIIINKVYESDKETFVTITTEDHVVLSRIFLMIDGKKVELQNTISNNNEKKRDGVITHTRTLKFVGTGEKLELKIERIKYKKTVNEVIDIPVK
- a CDS encoding helix-turn-helix transcriptional regulator; this encodes MKIERLLGILFYIINRDNVSANTLAEHFNVSRRTIIRDINTLTLAGIPIYSEIGSKGGYSINRNYKLNEKIIDNTNSEYILLALQSLKSVYGEKKVHETYEKVKHIYSDKNNNNSLNIDFSIVNENKSIISYISMLKEAIQNNKTILFEYTNLNSDTRIVKCNIVHVFYKWYSWYAFGYDLEKSNFRMFKIVRMKNLEISDEYFDNNYNVEKLLDEYEEKRDNDNIYITIEYSKEIETLINEYFHGDIINISESSIVKKVAIKENDFIMFSIILGFGEKIKVLSPLSYQEKIREHLKKTLIKNYSNSDI
- a CDS encoding C45 family autoproteolytic acyltransferase/hydolase, producing the protein MEKARVNIFELCGTNYEIGYHLGKIAINYPQFIEMQKCPPGTFTEKRAKEMTEMFDQYCPGLNEELQGFADAIGETRLQMVYYAMTYLTPGCSLLAVLPKLTANGHVMVARNYEFSHKMDDFSFCKTKVKGKYDHMGGSVMQFGRSEGINECGLMVGQTSCGMPVGNMEIMRKPAITGLQFWAVIRSLLENCKDVNEALQSLMDMPIAYNINLILADKFGRAALFETLDGKKAVQEIDGTTTKQYIHSTNHAHLPEIAEIEPLAMEHSVCRYEFIKNYMDHTNQLTDKNLKDLLLSEYPTGLCCHWYDEFFGTIKSMVFDVTLGKVDICWGGIATNGWKTYSLDADMQVENFMVDIEVKHPTFEFNRLI
- a CDS encoding AraC family transcriptional regulator, yielding MEYLNTFERAIIYIENHLGEDINVSDVAKEAGYSYYHLTRIFQSLLGENIGNYIQKRRLSNGAKQLLYSDKKIISIALENGFDSPEAFSRAFKAVYRVSPKEYRNNRLEVFIGNKKEISMDLLKHITTSITVQPEIKYIDDIYVAGIHGVSSINDIYSLWQRFEDVVDIIPNKHHSKRTFGICEQLQETHTLNYDMDFSEVIGMEVTCYDNLPDGIVAKTIPAGKYAVFTHRGLLSEILKTYEYIWGTWVLITKEVLDERADFELYDKRFLGRDNEQSEMDIYIPIK
- a CDS encoding RNA polymerase sigma factor, producing MDTESLVKKAKKGDKNALVKLIMDKKQDYYKIAYVYMKNSEDTMDAMEDMIVVLYQNIHKLKKEKAFYSWSKKILVNCCKNLLRKNNKVVLLENTKEEAYEENFHSKETGIILEEHLSKLNEKHREVIKLRYYLDMDYKTISQVLKIPTGTVKSRISNGLKKLKVSLGGENL
- a CDS encoding RNA polymerase sigma factor — translated: MTLCERYHSKILKYLYYSIGNIEDAKDITQEVFVIVYNRIDELQNHENIGGFIYQTAKFLAANFKRKTIKKNSKETSINMEIGSKESDLYEKMIMIYDSEIDESKYVDNVLLMLSEDKQRLYKLYYIENKTYKEISKILNVNETSLRMRYMRLRREIKKITHHVAKEKFVTEEY
- a CDS encoding DJ-1/PfpI family protein — translated: MKKIIYLYILEAMAEWEVSYILQAISMESMLKKQNREFVIKTVSTTKNPIKTIGGLTITPDCLLDEIDENNIAALLLPGAETWKNEENNHILQKALSYIDKGILVAAICGATLALADLKALNKFKHTSNSLDYLTLFSKQYNGKELYVDSPAFADCNLITASSAGGLLWAKHIIQYLNVFPCETIESWYNYYSTGDPKYYTELISQSI